A single region of the Thermococcus zilligii AN1 genome encodes:
- a CDS encoding ATP-binding protein, which yields MLMAIIERPDLDGILNVKWLLLYGRRKTGKTFYVRERGKYVRYFIVTRGSELVDIGSGERLSPNEFIRLLPLLLKEGRIVIDEFHRLGEPFFSFLQGLSGRGELTLITSTRHYFRKLMGENSPLPGLFHTHEVGLIKPGDALNFLSSRGFAGKTLIELAVLLQEPLVAPMVESHGEKVPGVLGTALKDYIPGLVGEIFTEEERELTGRYWAILEAIADGKLSSEEITGELFSKGLIESASPGAVAPYLETLVGMGLLERISVFGKKRKIYRYRHVSPLVDFAYYLNAKYGFFEAGLPPKKVEELLRERLPHYVEVFFERLLSQHYGLQPVRVERPELELDVALVEHKRLRLVAEVKWKNKIKKQDIRKAEDKFDKAGAETNLLIVPDKGLLPEKPGNAVAFDWRDALALAGVAKVPV from the coding sequence ATGCTAATGGCAATTATAGAAAGGCCCGACCTCGATGGGATCCTCAATGTGAAATGGCTGCTCCTCTACGGGAGGAGGAAGACGGGGAAGACTTTCTACGTCAGGGAGCGGGGAAAATACGTGAGATACTTCATCGTCACGCGCGGCTCGGAGCTGGTCGACATCGGGAGCGGTGAAAGGCTTTCCCCGAATGAGTTCATACGTCTTCTCCCTCTCCTCCTTAAAGAGGGAAGGATTGTCATTGACGAGTTCCACAGGCTGGGGGAGCCTTTCTTTTCCTTCCTCCAGGGGCTTTCTGGCAGGGGAGAGCTGACTCTGATAACATCAACGAGGCACTACTTCAGAAAACTAATGGGTGAGAACAGCCCGCTCCCGGGCCTTTTCCACACCCACGAAGTCGGCCTCATAAAGCCCGGCGATGCACTTAATTTCCTCAGTTCTCGGGGCTTCGCGGGTAAAACCCTCATCGAGCTGGCAGTCCTCCTCCAGGAACCCCTGGTTGCCCCAATGGTCGAATCCCACGGGGAGAAAGTCCCCGGCGTCCTCGGCACGGCGCTGAAAGACTATATCCCGGGCCTCGTGGGGGAGATCTTCACTGAGGAGGAACGGGAGCTGACGGGGAGGTACTGGGCAATCCTTGAGGCCATAGCCGACGGAAAACTCAGCTCGGAGGAAATTACCGGGGAGCTTTTCTCAAAGGGGTTGATAGAGAGCGCGTCTCCCGGGGCGGTCGCTCCGTACTTAGAAACCCTCGTTGGGATGGGGTTGCTCGAGAGGATCAGCGTTTTTGGGAAGAAGCGGAAAATTTACCGCTACCGCCACGTCTCCCCCCTGGTTGATTTTGCCTACTACCTGAACGCAAAGTACGGCTTTTTCGAGGCGGGTTTGCCCCCGAAGAAGGTGGAGGAGCTTTTAAGGGAGAGGCTCCCGCACTACGTTGAGGTCTTCTTTGAGAGGCTCCTCTCCCAGCACTACGGACTCCAGCCGGTCAGGGTGGAGAGGCCCGAACTTGAGCTTGACGTTGCCCTCGTGGAGCACAAGAGGCTCAGGCTCGTTGCCGAAGTGAAGTGGAAGAACAAAATCAAGAAGCAGGACATCAGAAAGGCCGAGGACAAGTTTGACAAAGCGGGGGCGGAAACCAACCTCCTCATAGTCCCGGACAAGGGCCTTCTCCCGGAAAAGCCCGGGAATGCAGTGGCCTTCGACTGGAGGGACGCCCTGGCGTTAGCCGGGGTGGCAAAAGTTCCCGTATAG
- the cas6 gene encoding CRISPR-associated endoribonuclease Cas6 produces the protein MRIKLDLRSEESFPEWAFGKHAIQAMIYTHLDSTEYGKLHDSRGFKFFTFSDLYPSGHFRPGTVKSLIISSPDEGFIETLYEKLLPDERLYFGEHSLEVVSIKKFRLRPGRAFITGSPVVVAARPGAGRFFTFHHDGSLDYFISAITRNAVEKYSSFTGEYFGLDGPLFTRMVPRVRKDGWVDVYVRVNIRGRYFDVPGSTWKLLEAEVTPDNRDFYAFIMDAGVGILNSLGFGFINPIRPTRG, from the coding sequence ATGAGGATAAAGCTCGACCTCAGGTCCGAGGAAAGCTTCCCCGAGTGGGCCTTTGGTAAGCACGCGATACAGGCCATGATATACACCCACCTCGACTCCACCGAATACGGGAAGCTCCACGATTCCCGGGGGTTCAAGTTCTTCACCTTCTCCGACCTCTACCCGAGCGGGCACTTCAGGCCGGGGACGGTGAAGAGCCTCATCATCAGCTCGCCCGACGAGGGGTTTATAGAGACCCTCTACGAGAAGCTCCTCCCGGACGAAAGGCTCTACTTCGGGGAGCACTCCCTGGAGGTAGTCTCCATCAAGAAGTTCAGGCTGAGGCCCGGGAGGGCTTTCATAACGGGCTCGCCGGTAGTTGTCGCGGCCAGGCCAGGGGCAGGGAGGTTCTTCACCTTCCACCACGACGGCAGTCTGGACTACTTCATAAGCGCAATAACACGGAACGCGGTGGAAAAATACTCCTCCTTCACCGGCGAATACTTCGGGCTCGACGGCCCCCTCTTCACGAGGATGGTGCCGAGGGTCAGGAAGGACGGCTGGGTGGACGTTTACGTGAGGGTGAACATAAGGGGGAGATACTTCGACGTGCCTGGCTCCACCTGGAAGCTCTTAGAGGCGGAGGTGACCCCGGACAACAGGGACTTCTACGCCTTTATAATGGACGCCGGCGTTGGGATCCTCAACTCCCTTGGCTTCGGCTTCATAAACCCCATCAGGCCCACCAGGGGCTGA
- the cas1 gene encoding CRISPR-associated endonuclease Cas1 gives MKYPLFITQHGKLEREGNSLFFVGELVKKALPLAQIAEIHCMARVSLTSGAIDLLSERGIPVHFYTTGGDYKGSFINDASPRGKLHLGQAEHHLDPEKRLYIAREIVKGIQNNMAFTLARWGINPVRINSVRVDGESVEEVMGREAELWNHYYSYFGEAIGAEDFKRTRRPPEDEVNALISYANAITYGLAFSSSVKAGLDPSIGFLHAVNDRRHSLPLDLADIFKPLYVFSTVKAALDSGLFSKKDFSRKGNAVYLSREGKKKLLAALTDTLRRTVYYKPWKRNMSYRSMMDYEARKLKRHLLGEATYRAFSPWWA, from the coding sequence GTGAAGTACCCCCTCTTCATCACCCAGCACGGCAAACTCGAGAGGGAGGGCAACTCGCTCTTCTTCGTCGGCGAACTCGTTAAGAAGGCCCTCCCCCTGGCCCAGATTGCCGAAATCCACTGTATGGCAAGGGTCTCGCTGACAAGCGGGGCCATAGACCTGCTGAGCGAGAGGGGAATCCCGGTGCACTTCTATACCACCGGGGGCGACTACAAGGGCTCCTTCATCAACGACGCCTCACCGAGGGGGAAGCTCCACCTGGGCCAGGCCGAGCACCACTTAGACCCTGAGAAGAGGCTTTACATAGCCCGGGAAATCGTGAAGGGCATCCAGAACAACATGGCCTTTACACTGGCGCGGTGGGGTATCAACCCGGTCAGAATAAACTCGGTCAGGGTCGACGGGGAGAGCGTTGAGGAGGTCATGGGCAGGGAAGCTGAGCTCTGGAACCACTACTACAGCTACTTCGGCGAGGCGATAGGTGCGGAGGACTTTAAAAGGACGAGGAGGCCTCCGGAGGATGAGGTCAACGCGCTGATAAGCTACGCCAACGCAATAACCTATGGCCTGGCGTTCTCCTCCTCTGTTAAGGCCGGCCTCGACCCGTCGATAGGCTTCCTGCACGCTGTAAACGACAGAAGGCACTCCCTCCCCCTCGACCTGGCGGACATTTTCAAGCCCCTCTATGTCTTCTCAACTGTAAAGGCAGCCCTGGACAGCGGCCTCTTCTCAAAGAAGGACTTCTCGCGGAAAGGAAACGCTGTCTACCTGTCCCGCGAAGGCAAAAAGAAGCTCCTGGCGGCCCTGACTGACACGCTGAGGAGGACTGTCTATTACAAACCCTGGAAGAGGAACATGAGCTACCGCTCCATGATGGACTATGAGGCGAGAAAACTGAAAAGGCACCTCCTCGGGGAGGCCACCTACAGGGCCTTCAGCCCCTGGTGGGCCTGA
- the cmr5 gene encoding type III-B CRISPR module-associated protein Cmr5, producing MDLKSLEQERAEFAYEKISEVKNESSDVQKRYSSYVRSAPVLILTNGLGQALAFYLSRLENLEDVDYHLISNRLLSTEGKGFKKAEERAYAYLYKHIAEWLARNLTKGEDPLRYYMKSNGIEAMILTDEAIALLNWLKRFAEAMLEKEENGE from the coding sequence ATGGACTTAAAAAGCCTCGAGCAGGAGAGGGCGGAGTTTGCCTACGAGAAAATCTCCGAGGTGAAGAACGAAAGCTCAGACGTTCAAAAGAGATACAGCTCCTACGTCAGGAGCGCCCCCGTGCTCATCCTCACCAACGGCCTCGGCCAGGCACTGGCGTTTTACCTCTCAAGGCTGGAAAACCTGGAGGATGTGGACTACCATTTAATCTCAAACCGTTTACTCTCAACAGAAGGAAAAGGATTTAAGAAAGCCGAGGAGAGGGCTTACGCTTATCTCTATAAGCACATAGCCGAGTGGCTGGCAAGAAATCTCACTAAGGGGGAGGATCCGCTAAGGTATTACATGAAATCAAACGGGATTGAGGCCATGATTCTCACAGATGAAGCCATAGCGCTCCTGAACTGGCTCAAACGCTTCGCCGAGGCGATGCTTGAGAAGGAGGAGAACGGTGAGTAA
- the cmr4 gene encoding type III-B CRISPR module RAMP protein Cmr4: protein MYSKKLVLGIYTISPVHAGSGSESSVIDLPIQREKHTGFPVIWGQSLKGVLRHAFEDRNDDEGIVHSIFGPPTEKAGEHAGAISVGDAKILLFPVRSARGVFAYVTSPLVLERFKRDMELAGKKVDFTVPNPGDGAIVDKSSILTVGDNVILEEVVLKAKNENLSSLEKALSEILPEGVPVKERLAIVPDDVFSAFVRMNTEIVARIAIDSKTGTVRKGGLWYEEFLPSDTVLYSVIAVGKPRGGGLNSVADVERKLTEFFKNNPYLQVGGDETVGKGFVKVKLTAVNGNGKEPNQG, encoded by the coding sequence ATGTACTCGAAAAAACTCGTTTTGGGAATCTACACGATATCGCCCGTGCACGCGGGCAGCGGCTCCGAAAGCAGCGTCATAGACCTGCCTATACAGAGGGAGAAGCACACCGGCTTTCCGGTGATATGGGGCCAGAGCCTCAAGGGCGTTTTAAGGCACGCCTTCGAGGACAGGAACGATGATGAAGGAATCGTGCACTCAATCTTCGGCCCGCCCACGGAAAAGGCAGGCGAGCATGCAGGGGCCATAAGCGTCGGCGATGCAAAGATACTCCTCTTCCCCGTCAGGAGCGCCAGGGGAGTTTTTGCCTACGTTACGAGCCCCCTCGTGCTGGAAAGGTTCAAGAGGGACATGGAGCTCGCGGGGAAGAAGGTGGACTTTACGGTACCGAACCCCGGTGACGGGGCGATAGTGGACAAAAGCTCGATCCTGACCGTTGGCGATAATGTCATCCTTGAGGAGGTTGTCCTTAAGGCTAAGAATGAGAATCTCTCATCCCTTGAAAAAGCCCTCTCGGAAATCCTGCCGGAAGGGGTCCCGGTAAAGGAAAGGCTCGCCATAGTCCCGGACGACGTCTTCAGTGCCTTTGTCAGGATGAACACGGAGATAGTGGCGAGGATCGCCATAGACTCCAAAACTGGAACCGTAAGAAAAGGCGGCCTCTGGTACGAGGAGTTCCTGCCGAGTGACACCGTGCTCTACTCGGTGATAGCCGTGGGGAAGCCGAGGGGAGGAGGTCTTAATTCGGTTGCGGATGTCGAGAGGAAGCTCACAGAGTTCTTCAAAAACAACCCCTACCTCCAGGTCGGCGGCGATGAGACCGTTGGGAAGGGCTTTGTAAAGGTGAAGTTAACCGCCGTAAACGGCAACGGCAAGGAGCCAAACCAGGGGTGA
- the cas2 gene encoding CRISPR-associated endonuclease Cas2, producing MARYYIVVYDVNEERVAKVHRILRAYLQWRQRSVFEGYLEGNEVRELKRKLNSVINEEEDSVLFYSLPSDRVVRSFHLGRPPDEFDNVI from the coding sequence ATGGCGCGCTACTATATAGTCGTCTACGACGTCAACGAGGAGAGGGTTGCTAAGGTCCACAGGATACTCAGGGCCTACCTCCAGTGGAGACAGAGGAGCGTCTTCGAGGGCTATCTGGAGGGAAACGAAGTGAGGGAGCTGAAGAGGAAGCTGAACTCCGTGATAAACGAGGAGGAGGACTCGGTGCTCTTCTACTCCCTGCCCAGCGACAGGGTGGTCAGGAGCTTCCACCTCGGACGGCCACCGGACGAGTTCGACAACGTGATATGA
- the cmr6 gene encoding type III-B CRISPR module RAMP protein Cmr6 yields MEPHRGKPQKGRHGGGGNNQNGPHQKGKGPEKNRNNPGKNHHERDNRDKSGKKVRYIVPAKTLEALQNDPWKGIDNLSLKLAKFAPYEWKEVPTTGNSQGKIANNDAGGKNDKGVPTKVSGSVLKEEVGEKGLEIGDEALQAYKKFFDLYEEMVKTLAKNNVFRLKTASRLVVGLGDESVYETSIRLLRNYGVPYIPGTALKGIARAYALEKFADENFDTLKDKLKKDDFYEIVGELERALSGGKLEVDLGENSEAQLQATFGENSKVRVSFKELVEIFGTTEKSGEVIFFDALPVSPDSSKASLEPVPPDSLKAPLEFDIMNPHYGPYYQGDEAPGDWHDPVPVIYLTVRPGVEFLFAVAPLGRGELAEKAKAILEEALKEHGVGAKTSLGYGRFK; encoded by the coding sequence ATGGAGCCTCACAGGGGAAAGCCCCAGAAAGGCCGCCACGGGGGAGGGGGTAATAACCAAAACGGCCCCCACCAGAAGGGAAAAGGCCCGGAGAAAAACAGAAACAACCCCGGAAAAAATCACCACGAGCGGGACAATCGGGATAAGAGTGGGAAAAAGGTAAGGTACATCGTCCCGGCCAAAACGTTGGAGGCACTTCAAAACGATCCCTGGAAAGGGATAGACAACCTCAGCTTAAAGCTCGCCAAGTTCGCCCCCTACGAATGGAAAGAAGTGCCAACCACTGGTAACAGTCAGGGCAAGATAGCGAACAACGACGCCGGGGGGAAAAATGATAAAGGAGTGCCCACCAAGGTCTCCGGGAGCGTGCTCAAGGAGGAGGTGGGCGAAAAGGGGCTTGAAATAGGGGATGAGGCCCTGCAGGCTTACAAGAAATTCTTCGACCTCTACGAGGAAATGGTTAAGACGCTGGCCAAAAACAACGTCTTCCGCCTAAAAACGGCCTCCCGTCTCGTCGTCGGCCTCGGCGATGAGAGCGTCTATGAGACCAGCATAAGGTTGCTCCGGAACTACGGTGTCCCCTACATCCCGGGGACTGCGCTCAAGGGCATCGCGAGGGCCTACGCACTCGAGAAGTTCGCCGATGAGAACTTTGACACGCTAAAAGACAAACTCAAGAAGGACGATTTCTACGAAATCGTCGGGGAGCTCGAAAGGGCGCTATCCGGTGGAAAACTGGAAGTAGACTTAGGGGAAAACAGCGAGGCCCAACTGCAAGCGACCTTCGGGGAAAACAGCAAGGTCAGGGTCTCCTTCAAAGAGCTCGTGGAAATCTTTGGCACGACTGAGAAGAGCGGGGAGGTCATCTTCTTCGACGCGCTCCCCGTTTCCCCTGACAGCTCAAAAGCTTCCCTCGAGCCTGTTCCTCCTGACAGCCTAAAAGCCCCCCTCGAGTTTGACATAATGAACCCCCACTACGGGCCGTACTACCAGGGGGACGAAGCGCCGGGCGACTGGCATGACCCCGTGCCGGTTATCTACCTCACGGTCAGACCTGGCGTCGAGTTCCTCTTCGCGGTCGCACCGCTCGGAAGAGGGGAGCTGGCGGAGAAGGCGAAGGCCATCCTGGAGGAGGCCCTCAAAGAACACGGCGTCGGTGCAAAAACGAGCCTCGGCTACGGCCGCTTCAAATGA